TTCCCTGTATATATACGCATGGCGTCGACGCCTTAACGTAGTTTCAAGGCAAACGCGCACATAGCAAAATCGTGTTTCACTTACGTGTTAAAAGATAAACAATCATGTCTCTGTTGCCATATTTTCTAGATGATCCCATCACCTACTATCCTCATCGTCCATCCAGAATCCTGGACCAACAATTCGGGCTGGGCCTGGATATGGAGGACCTTCTGCAGCCTCTTCACTTGAACAATCGCCTCATCACCAGAACTCCTGCTGGATATCTTAGGAACTGGAGGGCAAATGCATCTGCTCAGGACGCTGGATCTACTGTCAGCTACGACAAAGACAAATTTCAGGCAAATTTGGACGTGCAGCAATTTAAGCCTGAGGAAATAACTGTTAAAGTAACCGGAGATAATGTGCTTACTATTGAGGGCAAACATGAGGAGAAGGCGGATGAGCATGGGTATATTTCCAGGCATTTTGTGAGGAGATATGTCTTGCCCAAGAATTATGATATTGGGAGAGTGGATTCCAAGTTGTCTTCTGATGGAGTGTTGACTATTAGTGCACCTATAATTGAAGCTAAGGCTGTGGAGCATAAGCCGATTCCAATTACTCAAACCGGAGAGCCCGCTAAGACTCAGCAGGTTgagatgaaaaaataaagaggtAGAGGAGGAGGATAACATGAGAGTTTTTGTATTGATGTAGGAATTGAGAATTCTTCAGTTTTGAGGACATTTATGTTACTATAACAGTTTAGTGATTTTTTACATAACACTTTCCTAGAACCAAATATACTGTAGAAATTTAAGTAGCTAACGTTTGATGTAGTTTCCTCTATGTTATACATATTagcttttttcttaaattaacaggttcataataatgttttgaattatttctaataataaatatttttgagaaaacaaAGTGTTtggaatatacatatatttttgccGAGAAAGATCGCTAGAACTGCAATTTCGTTCTTTCTAgcttttctaaattattcatttttaggaTTGTACAACTTCAGACTTGTTACTGGTACCCCTATGGCATGGTTTTTATGTGAAAGAGCACCTCTTTCTCTAGACTTTTTTCTAGTCAAACATTGAGGTCCAGGAATGCTTAAAGCAATCAATGTCCAAATTTCCCAATAAAATATGtctaaattggcaaaaataggattttctaaattaacgACTTTTGAGACCCtataacttttgatttattaccCGTGCCTGCatgacataatttttatttcaaagaacgATTATTTCTTTATGTTTCTAGTAAAGTCGGGTTCCGTGGCGCCTTTTCAAAGTAACTTCCAAATTTTGAACTGTTTGATGTTTAAATTAGCGTAAAGAGAATTTTCTATATTGAAGACATTTGAAATCGTATCACTTCTGTTTTCTCGTCAACACCTCTGtgacataatttttatatgaaacgCCGTAGTTTCCTCTATATTTTGTCTCAATTTGGATTTTCTAAGATCgtttcaaaatcatttataatttctaactatctaaattgttaaaaaaaaaatgtttcctaaTTATTTCCTTTTGGGATCACATTTATAACTTTTGATTTAGtgctaataattttaagaagtACTTTCTATAACATGAAAGGTCGTACATTTTTCtacatttgcaaaaaatttggattttgaggctttccttaaaaataactttaaaattttctacataaaaacGCCACTTTcgatgaaaaattaattttctttttttttgcatttgatGTTATATAGTTTATCAACTTCTACTGCTGCGAAATTTGCTTTCGGGAGCATACAACTTCCACagcataaaatttatataaattaacacattttgccctaaatttccattaaaatgagCTTCCATAACAttcattattttcgatatatgAATAATCAAACTGACCATACAAAATATCTTTCAACCCTTAGCAACTTATACGATTCAACCCAagagatattcaaaattccaCCACTTGTTTATAGAGTTCTCAAATGTTGAATCATGCATAATAGACCCATGTACAAGGTGAGCTGTAACGGAACCGTCACAGAGCAGGTGCATGTAGACAACCTCGAAATTTGGcgatttgttgattttttccaCGGTTGATAGTTGAGAAGATATTGACCTTCTAAGTTGGCTTGTAAATATGGAACATGTTCTATTCTTATCAACATCTTTAATTGGTAGAAATGTGAAAGGTTAGATGTTCAATAAGAGTTGGATTAGAGGTAAGATAAGGTCTAAAagaattggaatttttttatctgtaaaGTAACCATCAAACGGACAAAAccatttaataacaaatttaactctaaaatttttattacctttcgaaatttgttgaaaatcttatcatttttgataaaatagaAGTTTTGTGGGATACAACCAAATTTGAGGGGATTTAAAGGGATTATCGGTCAAATGTAATGTAATGATATAATACTACATTTAGGATATCTGTCGCCTGCAGGGATttgccaaattaaaaataacttacaAGTCAAAAACTGCATCATTTTTGACAGGGAAtccctttaaatttggtttggaTCTATCCCACAAAACcacgattttatcaaaaatgataagagtttagacaaattttgaaagggaaataaaagttttaaaactaaatttgctattaaatggCATTTTTCGTTTGTTAATAAGTTTACAAATCAAAAAATCCCATCTCTTTTAGACCTTATCTTATCCTTAATCCAACCCTTttataattcagttttatcgATTTCATATTTGTaccaattgaaaatattgagaaGAATAAAACAAGTTCCAAATTTGTTTGCATTGTGATGACGCATTACTGAAATATGTCGTGTTCTAGAGATTTACAAGTCAACTTCGGAGGCCAATATCTCCCCAACTATCAactgtagaaaaaaatattcaacaaattgTCATATTTTGAGGTCCCCTACACGTACCTGCTGTGTCAGTTCCATTATGACTCACCCTATATAACCGGACCAAAATGAAGTGTTATTGGAATACTGGAACGCGTCTATTCACTATTCTCGACTAGACTTCCCCGCCTAGAACAATCGAGAAATGGAGAGTCTAGATGAGGCAGGTCAAGAAACGGTAACAAAAGCGACAACTGTGCATGGAATGTTGCGTTTTTAAAACGGAAATTTCTATAGAATCGGCTTGAAAGAGAAATACctagaaattttcttatatacatatatatatgtacACTATACATATCATGTGTCCCAGGATTAGAGAGTCTGAGGAAAACGAACGAATAATGGAAAGACTAAAACTCGCCTTAATATCACTAATCACTCTTTTAATAATATGACTGGTTATCAAATCATTTAACTGAACCACAATGAATCGACATGTTCGAGAATTACTACAGAATTTTCTAGCACGTATGTGCACTCGctataaaaaccaatttctgTATCAGCACCGGCAGATTTGAATTCACTTTCAAAGcaaccaatttaaaaacaaatttcaagcAACCGAAACCACCAAAATGGAGTTCTTCCTGCCATTCTTCATAGACCAACCCGTCTGCCCAGTACTAGCCACCTCTTCAAGACTCCTGGACCAGCACTTCGGCAATGGATTAGACCAAGAAGACCTCCGACCCCCAGTGAACCCCAATAGGAAAGAACTTAGCAGGACTCCTGCTGGATATCTCAGAAGATGGCGATCCAGAAATTCTTCCAATGATGCTGGCTCTACGTTAGTTGTGGACAAGGAGAAGTTCCAGGCTAATTTGGATGTGCAGCAATTCAAATCTGAAGAACTTTCAGTGAGACTTACTGAAGATAGTGTGCTTACGATTGAAGGGAAACATGAGGAGAAGCAGGATGAGCATGGGTACATTTCCAGGCATTTTGTGAGAAGGTATCTGGTGCCTAAGGGGTATGATGTAGGGAGGATTGAGTCTAAGCTGTCTTCAGACGGGATATTGTCTATTATTATACCTGCAGAGGAGGTGAAGATGGTTGAGCATAAAAGCATTCCGGTGGAGCAAACGGAGAAGTCAGTCAAGCAAGTTAATGAACAGAAGAATTAGTATGAGTTAAGATTTATTATgatgtttaattttgttattttttaatgttaatgcgATAAGacagaataaattatttgaatattacatGCAATTGAAATCACTTATTTAGTTAGAAAGAATTCTCATGGTATATGATTAATTTACCATcagtagaaaaaaatccttcaCCATTATATCAAGAAAAACAACTTATATCtactaaaaaaagaaaaatatagttttttatatgatataatatatataaaaaataaaaacccgGTAAGGAATATCAGTAATTCGAATAGGGctttttcaatagaaaatcTAGCAAAAAAAAGTCGTGACCAAATTGTGCAttatttcgaaataaaaacCTATCGCCGTAATACCTGATTTCTAGATTAGCAGATACTTCGGCAATTTTTACAAAGAACTAATGAAGGTTTAGACAACACTTCTATAATTGTGTTTCTAAACTGTACTTAATTGCCCTTTAGACCGAAGTAAAAATTAcgagaaaaagtttttttaaaattaaatctgcCTCTGCAAATAATAGATCCACTCCTCTCTGttccaaaaatttcttaaaagcTAAAACGACATAATATGAGGACTTGTCACAAATAATTATACTTCGaaaaatatgtatacatatgtacacGTACCAAACACAAACCTATTTTCTCTCACCATGTCGGAAGTGtaacttttactttttataatgATCAGAATGGTCTAGTTCGATCTTTCCGACTACTGATCTCAGTATGATAATTACGACTACCACGCCTTAACATATTATAACGAAATAACAGATCAAGATTGCctgttcaaaatgaaatacGATTTAAGTTCTACCTATGTAATATTTCAGTGCATACTTGTGAATGTAATAAGAAATCATGTTGAAGAATGAATGGTAACAATGCTGTGTTAACATAGAGAGTGAATGAAAACATGGGTATTGTTACTGTTAATGAGAAAGagaatttatcgaaaaatcaattaaaagaaataattctCATTCCGACAAAGACacataaaagaagaaaaatcgcaaTGATGATGGCTCTTATAAGGTGTTATCTGACATTGCTCGTTGTAACACACATTATTACAGCTCTCAAGAGCGAAACAGCTGTAACCTAGGGCTGCTTTATGAAGCCTCAAATAGCCCAACTTTCACTCttctatatttgtttttaccctcgaaaaatatataaatcaaACATTCTAGTTCCAGAGGAAGCCGAAGATGATCTCTTTTCGCCATGGAAATTTGTGGTTTTGCGGTATTTGATTGTGTCTGATATGCCTGAATGAACACAATGAGAAACCACCTATACGACCTAAATTTGGTTTTGGTTTTATTTCGAACTATCGCCAACCTAAATGAGCACAGTTTTCACCTTGTCGAATTGATATATGTCCAAAATTTAGGAAACATTGCCATTATGTTTGAGAGTTCGTTTTCTTCCGGAAATTGCCAAAATTGATACTCGGTTTGGAATTATACAAATTCCTCTTGAGACTATGAATCAaactgaataataaaaaacgaattgGCGTTGGTCAATTAATGGCTCACAGGGGATTGTCCCGTGGcagaaatataataatctGCTTTCAGTAGGCAAATACTGCTGAAactggtttttaatttatcattattttcacttttattattaCGTGCCGACCTACTATGTTTACTTTCGTTCGGGTTGGAATCGTGATCTGACCATATTCAGCTGAAGAATGCACCTTGAatgcatattattattatttgcttcATTATAGGGAAAGGGCGCAGTAGTTTCACGTTCCAAATAGTGGTACAaacttaaatcaaatttaaatagtatcgagttacataaaaaaaaaaacaccaattAAGAGAGTTTAAAAACCAACGCACGTGGAATTTCAGTTAACGCAACTTCCTGcttaataatttctaattttgtgaaaaataggttttttacTGGGTTGGGTTTGAATTTCCGATACTTAAATACCAGTTTTATGAGTATTATacaatatgatttattaaCTACAATTTGTGTCGATTTTCTTAAAGAGGAACGGGGTACATACGAAGGTGGCCAAATGCAGTTCTCTTTTAAGGGAGAGTCAAAACTGTTCCAGttcaattattatacataCGTTTTGGTTCTATTGAAGCTTTCTTCTTCAAGTTAAGGCTTGATCTGAAAtactacttttttatttgctgtGACCTTGTCGTAACCTCGTAAAACAAAATCTCCTTGccttgaattattaatttggcCACCTGATTCAGTTGGTTCATCGCACTGATAGATGTCAACAAAAACATTGATGAACcataaacaattaattgaTAGATGAAAACTGTTCCCATAGGCTTTCGCACAGCCAAATTTTACCTAGTTCTTATCTATATCTCTACCGAAATTGTCCCTCCAATGCCTGGGCTGGGGCCCCTAAGCCTAAGAACAGGTGAAAGGGGTCCTCATCTTAATCGTGCAGCCAGGCCAGATGAAATGCTGATCAACATTTCTAAAAGAGAGTACTCCGCGAATGCCGGCCGTACGGACGTCCGGATCTGAGCCTGTGCGACTTAATGCTCATTGTCCAAATTTGGACTGTGATTCTGTGATATCATGTTTAGTTATTTGATGCAGGTTAGTATGAGCttattcacaaaaaatatatatagatacgtgttaatttttaaaaatttcgttgtATAAAACAATGGAGTTTTTCCCACAAAAATGCGTAGGCATTGTTATTAATGGAGAGTGAAGTTGAATAGGGATGTCACAGTTTATTTGCTGATTGTTAACGTTAAAGTAAAAGTTTAATGAGAGATGTTGATGCACAATAGCAATTAactaatatattaataaaagattaatagattaattggtttttaattgGGAGAGCAGTCATAGGATATTGAATTATCGGTGATGATTTTCGGTTAGAGTTGCGGGTGAATAGTCATGGAGGTAATATCCCTAGATCGCCACTGACCCATTTAGTTTTctgtattatttgaaaataagcaTTTTAACTCAGTAAAAACAAAGGCATAGAGCttacaatttttaagtaaaaacgggagaaaaatattttaatggaagATGTATTATGTATTAAAGGTTCCCGAAATTTTCGAGGCAGTGCtaaatttttccttacttttttattaaattccgTTTGACACGCCTCTGTTTTCTGAATAATCATTTTTCGTTTTCAaccaattttccaattttatataataattttcaagttattaGACTTTATTGAAGGTAGTGGCATATTTTGTCTATCAAAGTCgtatcaatttttcaaaacgcCAATGTCTAATTTTCCTTTACGTTTTAGTTCAAATCCATTTAGCATGTCTCTAATTaacattaacaattaaattaacatgCAAATCTCatattacatataaaaatcTTAAGGTTTTCAATTGAACTTATAGCAACGCTCTAAAGACCAGCAAATCAAAGTACTGTGTCCTTGATCTATTGGCTCTTAGGCGACGAAACTAAGAATTCAACTAATAACGTGCCTTTATTTTATCgctttaatggaaattaaatctCTTACGTAAAATTACCTAGACTTTGAATTTTAGATGCTTAGGTCCACTTTAACTCCTGGTAACGCGATCAACAAGATATTTTCCACAAAAAGGACAAAAcctggaattaaaatttcataaatcaaGTGGTGTCTCTTATAAGTCCTTCAGaaactctaaaaaaaatttaaacattttaaaactgcaaaatgaGTACAAAATCTCGGGATTCCTATGCGACTAGTTCAAACTTGGTAATAGCAAAATGAATAAGCAGCAATTAAAACCTCATTAgaacgaaatttaaattcgcgtaaactttttcctatttaaattaaaagatcgtttttaatttcctcTTTAACTTTTACCACcatcatttttttagtaataaaatcgAACTTTCATTGTTTTTGCTCCCAGTTCTAACTACAACGAATCGATTTATCAATTACATAGCAGAAGAACTAATTATCAGTCATAGAAGATAATGAAAACATTCACTCTCTGTAAAcaacagatatttttatatgcataaattttaattgcataCAATTGCTTTCTATGGAACCGATAAACTCTACAGCCTTACAAACacaataaatttagaatgCGATCTGTTCACACTTAACaagtcattaaaaatttgttattgttcTTTTCAGACCTCGTTAGTCTTTTTACTAGCATTCCTTATTGCACACGCTAGGAAACCCCCTGGATATGTAGCTCCACCCCAAGAATACGACCCTGTAAGTAGTACCAATCTATTTATTATCACCGAAAATCTGTacaaatccaaattttttcaGAATCCACCAAAATATGAGTATGGATACAGGATTGAAGAGAATAAAATCACTCATGGAAAGGATGAGCAGAGAAACGGGATTTATGCCCAAGGAAGGTACTTACAAAGCACGATTTCCGAACAAAGTTATAAAACcactataattttttctagatATTACGTGGAAAATGGAACTCAGTCCAGTCAATCGGTCAAATATTTCGCAGATGAATGGGGATATCACCCAGTGGTGGAATATGGACATGTGGGGCCGTATAGCAAAACATCCACTAACTTCGTTCTAGGAGAAGAGgccattaaattgaaaaataatcagGTATCTACAGTGTTTGTAAGATTcacaacattttaatttattccctGCTAAACCCAGAAATCCATTCCTGAAGGCCCAAATGATCCAGGCAAAGCCGTAAACTTAGCTAACAATGCAGATCCGACTCCAACATCCACCGAAGAAAACTATCCGAAACACCTGCCGCCGTGGCTCACAATACCTAGTCTTCTAAGCAACGAACCTCCTAATATTGATGATTTACCTTCAGGGATAAACTTTGACGTGAACCAACAGCTGCAAAACAGAGACTTAACGATCGAAGACCCAAAGCAGCAacccatattttattacatccAGCCCTCATcaggaaaattacaaaatgttgAGAGTTTGCCACAGCCCCAAGCTCTAGTCCAAAACTCTGAAGTCCCCAATTCCATAGTAGAGACTGCAGCATTGCTTAAAAGACCTAACAATGCTATTATTTACCACCACAATTTTGGCAATAGACTAAAtcccaaatttcaaaacaaattggTTGATTCAACTAAAAACTTAGTTTCCGGGGCTGACGTGCTCAACATCAACGCAGCTGTCGATCAGGGAATAGAAACGAGCACTCTTCACGATTTGCTGCATCAATATATAACTCCTACTATAGTCTCATCGACCACTCCAACTTCCATTAGCCCTTGTTCAAGCCTTCTAAGCGACCCTATCGTGGTAGCTGACTCAACACTAGCACCTAAGCCTCAGCGGGACGAAATTTTAGTTACTCCTAGACCCGTAAGCTCCAAATTCCTGGCCCCGATTACAGCAGGAGTCCAGCTGCAGCATATAGAAGAGCAGCAGTCTGAAGACTCTAAGACCATAGAAATTCAGAAGAAGGCTACTTTGGAGGTGGAGGTGCAGAAGACTATTCCTCATTATTTGGGGATGTACGAGTACCCGCTAGGGTACGATGGGGGCGAGAATGGGACTAACGTGGAAGGGAAGGCTGTCCAGAATATTGAGCTAGGGAAAACGTTGTTGTATTTTCCTTCTGGGGGGGCTGATGTAAAAGCAAATTTGAAGCATCAACAAGTGTCCTTATTACCTCAAAGACCAGCACGAACGCTTACCAACTCAGGTGCCTATTTGCTGCAAATCCCGGGGTTATTTAGCAAGCAAAAGTATAGCACCTTAGTTCAAAACTACCACCCCTCGGGACTGGACCACACTTTCCTCAGAACTCCCTCGACTGCAGGTTTACTTTCCTATGCCCCACATAATGCTCAGTATTTTCCTACTTACCAGGCCAAAAATTATCCGCAAAAGCTTCGAAAACTGAATCTTCTAGTTCTCCCTAGAGCCAACGTTGCCAACTTACCCCCAATCACTCGAAACCCGCACGATCTTCATAATACATGGCACTCTAACGTTAAATTAAACAATGGATATCTCCCCCCCTTTGAGGGGAATGACTATAAAGGGGGGGCTTCAAACAAAAATGAGCAGTATATAGGGTTGTCGCCTCCGAAAACGGTGCCACTCGAAATTAAACAGAGGACGGCTAGGGCGTATTTTGATGAAAAGAGCGTTAGAATGGAATATGGGTTCAAGCCGCCCTTAATCCCCTCTATTGAAATTGATGAATATGGACGACCGATCGGAAAAGGCGACTGACATGTTTGAGAAGGATCGACAACATTGCATGTTCCCTAGTATAGTTTCGATTCGGGTGTTTTCGGAAATATTTGTGGCCAATGGGAGTGTGGGTTAGGG
The DNA window shown above is from Euwallacea similis isolate ESF13 chromosome 2, ESF131.1, whole genome shotgun sequence and carries:
- the LOC136417476 gene encoding protein lethal(2)essential for life-like; protein product: MSLLPYFLDDPITYYPHRPSRILDQQFGLGLDMEDLLQPLHLNNRLITRTPAGYLRNWRANASAQDAGSTVSYDKDKFQANLDVQQFKPEEITVKVTGDNVLTIEGKHEEKADEHGYISRHFVRRYVLPKNYDIGRVDSKLSSDGVLTISAPIIEAKAVEHKPIPITQTGEPAKTQQVEMKK
- the LOC136418061 gene encoding protein lethal(2)essential for life-like; the protein is MEFFLPFFIDQPVCPVLATSSRLLDQHFGNGLDQEDLRPPVNPNRKELSRTPAGYLRRWRSRNSSNDAGSTLVVDKEKFQANLDVQQFKSEELSVRLTEDSVLTIEGKHEEKQDEHGYISRHFVRRYLVPKGYDVGRIESKLSSDGILSIIIPAEEVKMVEHKSIPVEQTEKSVKQVNEQKN
- the LOC136419296 gene encoding uncharacterized protein, which codes for MFSYLMQTSLVFLLAFLIAHARKPPGYVAPPQEYDPNPPKYEYGYRIEENKITHGKDEQRNGIYAQGRYYVENGTQSSQSVKYFADEWGYHPVVEYGHVGPYSKTSTNFVLGEEAIKLKNNQKSIPEGPNDPGKAVNLANNADPTPTSTEENYPKHLPPWLTIPSLLSNEPPNIDDLPSGINFDVNQQLQNRDLTIEDPKQQPIFYYIQPSSGKLQNVESLPQPQALVQNSEVPNSIVETAALLKRPNNAIIYHHNFGNRLNPKFQNKLVDSTKNLVSGADVLNINAAVDQGIETSTLHDLLHQYITPTIVSSTTPTSISPCSSLLSDPIVVADSTLAPKPQRDEILVTPRPVSSKFLAPITAGVQLQHIEEQQSEDSKTIEIQKKATLEVEVQKTIPHYLGMYEYPLGYDGGENGTNVEGKAVQNIELGKTLLYFPSGGADVKANLKHQQVSLLPQRPARTLTNSGAYLLQIPGLFSKQKYSTLVQNYHPSGLDHTFLRTPSTAGLLSYAPHNAQYFPTYQAKNYPQKLRKLNLLVLPRANVANLPPITRNPHDLHNTWHSNVKLNNGYLPPFEGNDYKGGASNKNEQYIGLSPPKTVPLEIKQRTARAYFDEKSVRMEYGFKPPLIPSIEIDEYGRPIGKGD